From a region of the Paraburkholderia hospita genome:
- a CDS encoding OmpH family outer membrane protein, producing the protein MALAMTLGVGAANAALAQEARIAAVNSDRILRESAAAKAAQTKLEAEFAKRDKDLQDMAQRLKSLSDSLDKNGASLAPADRAQKQRDLSQLDTDFQRKQREFREDLNQRRNEELAAVLDRANKVIKQIAEQQHYDLIVQEAVYVSPRIDITDQVLKALAASGN; encoded by the coding sequence ATGGCGCTTGCCATGACGCTCGGCGTGGGCGCGGCGAACGCCGCGCTGGCGCAGGAAGCGCGAATCGCCGCGGTGAATTCGGATCGCATCCTGCGTGAGTCGGCGGCGGCGAAAGCGGCGCAGACCAAGCTCGAAGCGGAGTTCGCGAAGCGCGACAAGGACCTGCAGGACATGGCGCAGCGTCTGAAGTCGCTGTCCGACTCGCTCGACAAGAACGGCGCGTCGCTGGCGCCGGCCGATCGCGCGCAGAAGCAGCGCGACTTGTCGCAGCTCGACACGGATTTCCAGCGCAAGCAGCGCGAATTCCGCGAAGACCTGAACCAGCGCCGCAATGAAGAACTGGCGGCCGTGCTCGACCGCGCGAACAAGGTCATCAAGCAGATCGCCGAGCAGCAACACTACGATCTGATCGTGCAGGAAGCCGTCTATGTCAGCCCGCGTATCGACATCACCGACCAGGTGCTGAAGGCGCTGGCGGCATCGGGCAATTGA
- the lpxD gene encoding UDP-3-O-(3-hydroxymyristoyl)glucosamine N-acyltransferase, with protein sequence MAFTLEEIVQQFGGEIVGDRAHRVGNLAPLDQAGPDQLAFLANPKYLAQVESTRAGAVLINAADLEKVTSRDGRNFIVTPNPYAYFARLAQAFIDMASPKAKPGVHPGATIDPSAQIAASAVIGPNVTVEAGVSIGENVRLDANVFVGRGTQIAAGSHLYPNVAVYHGCKIGERAIIHAGAVIGSDGFGFAPDFVGEGDARTGSWVKIPQVGGVSIGPDVEIGANTTIDRGAMADTVIEECVKIDNLVQIAHNCKIGAYTVIAGCAGIAGSTTIGRHCMIGGAVGIAGHVTLADYVIVTAQSGVSKSLLKPGMYTSAFPAVDHADWNKSAALMRNLDKLRDRIKALEAAVASASGDKA encoded by the coding sequence ATGGCATTCACGCTCGAGGAGATCGTCCAGCAGTTCGGCGGAGAGATCGTCGGCGATCGCGCGCACCGCGTCGGCAATCTGGCGCCGCTCGATCAGGCTGGCCCCGATCAACTGGCGTTTCTCGCCAACCCGAAGTATCTGGCGCAAGTCGAGTCGACGCGCGCGGGCGCGGTGCTGATCAACGCGGCGGATCTGGAGAAGGTCACGTCGCGCGACGGTCGTAATTTCATCGTCACGCCGAATCCCTACGCTTACTTCGCGCGCCTCGCGCAGGCCTTCATCGACATGGCCTCGCCGAAGGCGAAACCTGGCGTGCATCCGGGCGCAACCATCGACCCGTCCGCGCAGATCGCCGCGAGCGCCGTGATCGGCCCGAATGTGACGGTCGAAGCGGGCGTGTCGATCGGCGAAAACGTGCGTCTCGACGCGAACGTGTTCGTCGGGCGCGGTACGCAGATCGCGGCGGGCTCGCATCTATATCCGAACGTCGCCGTGTATCACGGCTGCAAGATCGGCGAGCGCGCCATCATCCACGCGGGCGCGGTGATCGGCTCGGATGGCTTTGGTTTTGCGCCGGACTTCGTCGGCGAAGGCGATGCGCGCACGGGCAGCTGGGTCAAGATTCCGCAGGTTGGCGGCGTGTCGATCGGACCGGACGTCGAAATCGGTGCAAATACCACGATCGACCGCGGCGCGATGGCCGATACTGTCATCGAAGAATGCGTGAAGATCGACAACCTCGTGCAGATCGCCCACAACTGCAAGATCGGCGCCTACACGGTGATCGCCGGCTGTGCGGGCATCGCGGGCAGCACGACGATCGGCCGTCACTGCATGATCGGCGGCGCGGTCGGCATTGCCGGCCACGTCACGCTGGCCGACTACGTAATCGTTACCGCACAGTCGGGTGTATCGAAGTCGCTTCTGAAGCCCGGCATGTACACGAGCGCATTCCCGGCCGTCGACCATGCCGACTGGAACAAGAGTGCCGCGTTGATGCGCAACCTCGACAAGTTGCGCGATCGCATCAAGGCGCTCGAAGCCGCAGTCGCCAGCGCCTCCGGAGACAAGGCGTAA
- the fabZ gene encoding 3-hydroxyacyl-ACP dehydratase FabZ — protein MSTEKINLDIHKILTLLPHRYPILLVDRVLELEPHKSIKALKNVSINEPYFMGHFPKRPVMPGVLILEALAQTAALLTFAEEPHDPNNTLYLFVGIDNARFKRVVEPGDQLILNVTFERHMRGIWKFKARAEVDGQVAAEADLMCAVRQTDSE, from the coding sequence ATGAGCACCGAAAAAATCAATCTCGACATTCACAAGATTCTCACGCTGCTGCCGCACCGCTATCCGATCCTGCTGGTCGATCGGGTGCTCGAACTCGAGCCGCACAAGAGCATCAAAGCGCTGAAGAATGTGTCGATCAACGAACCGTACTTCATGGGTCACTTCCCGAAGCGCCCGGTTATGCCTGGCGTGCTGATTCTGGAAGCGCTCGCGCAGACGGCAGCGCTCTTGACCTTCGCGGAAGAGCCGCACGATCCGAACAACACGCTGTACCTGTTCGTCGGCATCGACAATGCGCGCTTCAAGCGGGTCGTCGAGCCGGGCGACCAGCTGATCCTGAACGTCACGTTCGAGCGCCATATGCGCGGCATCTGGAAGTTCAAGGCGCGCGCGGAAGTGGACGGCCAGGTGGCTGCCGAAGCCGACCTGATGTGCGCGGTGCGCCAGACGGACAGCGAGTAA
- the lpxA gene encoding acyl-ACP--UDP-N-acetylglucosamine O-acyltransferase: MSRIHPTAIIESGAQLDESVEIGPYAVVGAHVTIGARTTVGSHSVVEGHTTIGEDNRIGHYASVGGRPQDMKYRDEPTQLVIGNRNTIREFTTIHTGTVQDKGTTTLGDDNWIMAYVHIGHDCQIGSNVILSSNAQMAGHVIIGDHAIVGGMSGVHQFVRIGAHSMLGGASALVQDIPPFVIAAGNKAEPHGINVEGLRRRGFSPDAISALRSAYRLLYKNGLSLEEAKVQLRELATAGGDGDEPVRALVEFVEQSQRGIIR; the protein is encoded by the coding sequence ATGAGCAGGATTCATCCTACTGCGATCATCGAGTCGGGCGCACAGCTCGACGAATCGGTCGAAATCGGACCGTACGCCGTTGTCGGCGCGCACGTCACGATCGGCGCACGCACGACCGTCGGTTCGCACAGCGTGGTCGAAGGCCACACGACGATCGGCGAAGACAACCGGATCGGTCATTACGCATCGGTCGGCGGGCGTCCGCAGGACATGAAGTACCGGGACGAGCCGACGCAGCTCGTGATCGGCAATCGCAACACGATCCGCGAGTTCACCACGATCCACACGGGCACCGTGCAGGACAAGGGCACCACGACGCTCGGCGACGACAACTGGATCATGGCCTACGTGCATATTGGCCACGACTGCCAGATCGGCAGCAACGTGATCCTGTCGAGCAACGCGCAGATGGCGGGCCACGTGATCATCGGCGATCACGCGATCGTCGGCGGCATGTCGGGCGTGCACCAGTTCGTGCGGATCGGCGCGCATTCGATGCTGGGCGGCGCGTCGGCGCTCGTGCAGGATATTCCGCCGTTCGTGATCGCGGCGGGCAACAAGGCGGAGCCGCACGGCATCAACGTAGAAGGGCTGCGCCGCCGTGGCTTTTCGCCGGATGCGATTTCGGCGCTGCGCTCGGCCTACCGTCTGCTGTACAAGAACGGTCTGTCGCTCGAAGAGGCGAAAGTGCAGTTGCGCGAGCTCGCGACGGCGGGCGGCGACGGCGACGAGCCGGTACGCGCGCTCGTCGAGTTCGTCGAGCAGTCGCAGCGCGGCATCATCCGCTAA
- the lpxB gene encoding lipid-A-disaccharide synthase, with product MPLPTSPLRLAMVAGEPSGDLLAASLLDGLAARLPDTTQYFGIGGPRMIAKGFDAHFPMEKLSVRGYVEALKHIPEILGIRNELKRQLLAEPPSAFIGVDAPDFNFGLEHPLRDAGIPTIHFVCPSIWAWRGGRIKKIVKAVDHMLCVFPFEKALLEKSGVTATYVGHPLADEIPLEPDTAGARRVLGLPESGPVIAVLPGSRRSEISLIGPTFFDAMELMLQREPGVRFVMPAATPALRDLLKPLVEAHPKLPLTLTDGNAQIAMTAADAILVKSGTVTLEAALLKKPMVISYKVPWLTGQIMRRQGYLPYVGLPNILAGRFVVPEILQHFATPEALADATLTQLRDDANRRTLTEIFTEMHHVLKQNTAQRAAEAVVAVIEARRGRP from the coding sequence ATGCCGTTGCCTACCAGTCCGCTACGGCTCGCAATGGTGGCCGGCGAGCCGTCGGGCGATCTGCTGGCGGCTTCGTTGCTGGACGGGCTCGCCGCCCGTCTGCCTGACACCACGCAGTACTTCGGTATTGGCGGCCCGCGCATGATCGCGAAGGGCTTCGACGCGCATTTTCCGATGGAAAAGCTGTCGGTGCGCGGCTATGTCGAAGCGCTGAAGCACATTCCCGAAATTCTCGGCATTCGCAACGAGCTGAAGCGCCAGCTGCTGGCCGAGCCGCCGTCCGCCTTTATCGGCGTCGATGCGCCCGACTTCAACTTCGGCCTCGAGCATCCGCTGCGCGACGCGGGTATTCCGACCATTCACTTCGTCTGCCCGTCGATCTGGGCGTGGCGCGGCGGCCGCATCAAGAAGATCGTCAAGGCCGTCGATCACATGCTGTGCGTGTTCCCGTTCGAAAAGGCGCTGCTCGAGAAATCGGGCGTGACGGCGACCTATGTCGGGCATCCGCTCGCTGACGAGATTCCGCTCGAACCGGACACGGCAGGCGCGCGCCGCGTGCTCGGCCTGCCCGAAAGCGGCCCGGTGATCGCCGTGCTGCCGGGCAGCCGGCGCTCGGAAATCTCGCTGATCGGCCCGACGTTCTTCGACGCAATGGAACTGATGTTGCAGCGCGAACCGGGCGTGCGTTTCGTGATGCCGGCAGCGACGCCGGCGCTGCGCGATCTGCTGAAGCCGCTCGTCGAAGCGCATCCGAAGCTGCCGCTGACGCTGACGGACGGCAACGCGCAGATCGCGATGACGGCCGCCGACGCGATTCTCGTGAAAAGCGGCACGGTCACGCTGGAAGCCGCGCTGCTGAAGAAACCGATGGTGATCTCGTACAAGGTGCCCTGGCTGACGGGACAGATCATGCGCCGGCAGGGTTATCTGCCGTACGTCGGCTTGCCGAATATTCTAGCGGGGCGTTTCGTCGTGCCGGAGATCCTGCAGCACTTCGCGACGCCTGAAGCGCTGGCGGACGCCACGCTGACCCAGTTGCGCGACGACGCAAACCGGCGCACGCTGACGGAAATTTTCACCGAGATGCATCACGTGCTCAAGCAGAACACCGCGCAGCGGGCTGCGGAAGCGGTCGTCGCCGTCATTGAAGCGCGCCGGGGGCGTCCATGA
- the rnhB gene encoding ribonuclease HII — protein MTRATAVAASRRKASAKKTDQGGLDFSSPEDIICGVDEAGRGPLAGPVVAAAVIFDPSKPRIRGLDDSKALTAKKRDELYEKIIERSLAYCVASASVEEIDALNILHATMLAMKRAVEGLKVTPTLAKIDGNRCPTLSIRSEAIIGGDALVPCISAASILAKVTRDRMLLELHQMFPVYGFDAHAGYGTPQHLTALREHGPCEHHRRSFAPVREAHLRLGTGNGLPKGVIVVPPAAADDAFLADDSAPF, from the coding sequence ATGACCCGCGCAACGGCCGTGGCTGCGTCGCGCCGCAAGGCATCGGCGAAGAAAACGGACCAGGGCGGCCTCGATTTTTCGTCGCCGGAAGACATCATTTGCGGCGTCGACGAAGCGGGGCGCGGTCCGCTGGCCGGGCCCGTGGTGGCTGCCGCCGTGATTTTCGATCCGTCGAAGCCGCGCATTCGCGGCCTTGACGATTCCAAGGCGCTGACGGCGAAAAAGCGCGACGAACTCTATGAGAAGATCATCGAGCGTTCGCTCGCGTATTGCGTCGCGTCGGCTTCCGTCGAGGAAATCGACGCGCTGAACATCCTGCACGCAACCATGCTCGCGATGAAGCGCGCAGTCGAAGGCCTGAAGGTCACGCCGACGCTGGCGAAGATCGACGGCAACCGCTGTCCGACGCTGAGCATCCGCAGCGAGGCGATCATTGGCGGTGACGCGCTCGTGCCGTGCATTTCGGCCGCGTCGATTCTCGCGAAAGTCACGCGCGACCGGATGCTGCTCGAACTGCATCAGATGTTCCCGGTATATGGCTTCGATGCGCACGCCGGCTACGGCACGCCGCAGCATCTGACGGCGTTGCGCGAGCATGGTCCGTGCGAGCATCACCGGCGCTCGTTCGCGCCCGTACGTGAGGCGCATTTGCGGCTCGGCACAGGCAACGGTTTGCCGAAAGGCGTGATAGTCGTGCCGCCCGCAGCCGCCGACGATGCATTCCTCGCCGACGACAGCGCGCCGTTCTGA
- a CDS encoding TrmH family RNA methyltransferase, protein MKAITSRDNPLYKRLKALAGSTHQQRKSGHALLEGFHLASAYLDVAGQPEMCVVTEGALRHDEAQALVARIEERRIVTLPDALFGQLSNVVNGVGLLLLVEKLDLPLPERVMQGCVVLDGVQDAGNVGSILRSAAAAGIGHVFCAPGTAYAWSSKVLRSGMGAHFLLQIHEDVEPQTLIERLGVPVAITDSHGAQAIYDTDLSGPVAWVFGNEGAGVSQAWRDAVTYRVTIPQPGGMESLNVAAAAAVCLFEQCRQQRAAG, encoded by the coding sequence GTGAAAGCCATCACCTCGCGGGACAATCCGCTCTACAAGCGTCTGAAGGCATTGGCCGGCTCGACGCATCAACAGCGCAAGAGCGGCCATGCGCTGCTCGAAGGGTTTCACCTCGCGAGCGCGTATCTCGACGTCGCTGGCCAGCCGGAAATGTGCGTCGTCACGGAAGGCGCGCTGCGCCACGATGAAGCGCAGGCGCTCGTCGCACGGATCGAGGAACGGCGCATCGTCACACTGCCCGATGCGCTGTTTGGACAACTGTCGAATGTCGTCAACGGCGTCGGCCTGTTGCTGCTCGTCGAGAAGCTCGACCTGCCGTTGCCCGAGCGCGTGATGCAGGGTTGCGTCGTGCTCGACGGCGTGCAGGATGCGGGCAATGTCGGTTCGATTCTGCGCAGCGCGGCGGCAGCGGGCATTGGTCATGTGTTCTGCGCGCCGGGCACCGCGTACGCGTGGTCGTCGAAGGTGCTGCGCTCAGGGATGGGTGCGCATTTTCTGCTGCAGATTCACGAGGACGTTGAGCCGCAGACGCTGATCGAACGGCTCGGCGTGCCAGTCGCGATCACGGACTCGCATGGCGCGCAGGCGATCTACGACACCGATCTGTCGGGGCCTGTCGCGTGGGTGTTCGGCAATGAAGGGGCGGGTGTCTCGCAGGCGTGGCGCGACGCAGTGACATACCGCGTGACGATTCCACAGCCGGGTGGGATGGAGTCGCTCAATGTCGCGGCGGCCGCCGCCGTGTGTCTTTTCGAGCAGTGCCGGCAGCAGCGCGCTGCCGGCTGA
- the ppsR gene encoding posphoenolpyruvate synthetase regulatory kinase/phosphorylase PpsR, which translates to MPPTVFIVSDGTGITAETFAHSILSQFDQKFRLVRVPFVDSTEKAYATLEKINEAAHHEGRRPIVFTTLVNSASNQIVKDSNALVLDMFQTFVEPLEQELELKSSHAMGRGHQNADTEEYKNRIEAINFSLAHDDGQSNRNLEEADVILVGVSRSGKTPTSLYLAMQYGVKAANYPLIPEDFERGKLPTPLLAHRTKMFGLSIDPQRLSEIRNERRPGSKYAALENCRYEINEAETMMRREGVKWLSSTHKSIEEIATTILQEIKLDRSSY; encoded by the coding sequence ATGCCGCCAACCGTATTCATCGTCTCCGACGGTACCGGGATCACTGCCGAAACCTTCGCGCATTCGATCCTCTCCCAGTTCGACCAGAAGTTCCGTCTGGTCCGCGTGCCCTTCGTCGATTCGACGGAAAAAGCCTACGCCACGCTCGAAAAGATCAACGAAGCCGCTCATCACGAAGGCCGCCGCCCGATCGTCTTCACGACGCTCGTGAACAGCGCGTCGAACCAGATCGTGAAGGATTCGAACGCGCTCGTGCTGGACATGTTCCAGACCTTCGTCGAGCCGCTCGAACAGGAACTGGAGCTGAAGTCGAGCCACGCGATGGGCCGCGGCCACCAGAACGCCGACACCGAGGAGTACAAGAACCGGATCGAGGCGATCAACTTCTCGCTCGCGCATGACGACGGCCAGTCCAATCGCAATCTGGAAGAAGCCGACGTGATCCTCGTTGGCGTGTCGCGCAGCGGCAAGACGCCAACCAGCCTGTATCTGGCGATGCAGTACGGCGTGAAGGCGGCAAACTATCCGCTGATCCCCGAAGACTTCGAGCGCGGCAAGCTGCCGACGCCGCTGCTCGCGCATCGCACGAAGATGTTCGGCTTGTCGATCGATCCTCAACGGCTTTCGGAAATCCGCAACGAGCGGCGCCCCGGCAGCAAGTACGCGGCGCTCGAAAACTGCCGCTACGAGATCAACGAAGCCGAGACGATGATGCGGCGCGAAGGGGTCAAGTGGCTCTCGTCGACGCACAAGTCGATCGAGGAAATCGCGACGACGATCCTGCAGGAAATCAAGCTGGACCGGTCGTCGTATTGA